Proteins encoded in a region of the Chitinivibrionales bacterium genome:
- the sbcD gene encoding exonuclease subunit SbcD: MKILHSSDWHLGRSLYGRKRYEEFSAFLDWLAQTIEDEQVDALLVAGDVFDTSTPSNRAQGLYYRFLSRVAASCCRHVVVIAGNHDSPSFLNAPGELLRALNVYVIGSMTEALHDEVIVLHTDDTPEAIVCAVPYLRDKDIRTVEPGETIDDKNAKLVEGLKNHYANVCGIAEQKRTEFKSAGHDCVPIVAMGHLFTAGGKTADGDGVRELYVGSLAHVGEDVFPLSVDYLALGHLHVPQAVGSAEHIRYCGSPIPMGYGEATQEKKVMLIGFNCTTPIIQELPVPCFQQLVRIAGSLDDIHAKLEELKMEESTAWLEIEYTGSEIIGNLREMLDEAMAGSAMEIRRIKNRRIMDRVISTVAEDETLDDLDAGDVFTRCLDAFEVPDEDREELTVSYNEIIKSLDEDDINAE; encoded by the coding sequence ATGAAAATTTTGCACTCATCAGACTGGCATTTAGGCCGATCCCTTTACGGGCGGAAGCGCTATGAGGAGTTTTCGGCTTTCCTGGACTGGCTGGCTCAAACCATTGAAGATGAACAGGTCGATGCCCTTCTTGTCGCCGGTGATGTGTTTGATACAAGCACCCCCAGCAACCGGGCACAGGGGCTCTACTATCGATTCCTCTCTCGGGTTGCTGCATCCTGTTGCCGTCATGTTGTGGTTATTGCCGGGAACCATGATTCACCGTCATTTTTGAATGCTCCCGGGGAACTCTTGCGGGCACTGAATGTGTATGTGATCGGCTCCATGACCGAGGCCTTACATGACGAGGTGATTGTTCTTCATACGGATGACACGCCGGAGGCTATCGTCTGTGCAGTGCCATATTTACGGGATAAGGATATCCGGACGGTCGAACCGGGAGAAACGATCGATGACAAAAACGCCAAGCTCGTTGAGGGGCTGAAAAACCACTACGCGAATGTTTGCGGTATTGCCGAACAGAAACGAACCGAATTCAAAAGCGCCGGGCATGATTGCGTTCCCATCGTTGCCATGGGGCACCTCTTTACGGCGGGCGGGAAGACCGCTGACGGTGATGGTGTTCGGGAACTTTATGTTGGATCGCTGGCGCATGTCGGCGAGGATGTTTTCCCTTTGTCAGTCGACTATCTCGCCCTCGGACATTTGCATGTTCCTCAGGCTGTCGGCAGCGCGGAACACATACGCTACTGTGGTTCGCCAATCCCAATGGGCTATGGTGAAGCGACGCAGGAAAAGAAGGTCATGCTCATTGGGTTCAACTGCACCACGCCAATTATCCAAGAGCTTCCTGTTCCGTGTTTTCAGCAGCTGGTCCGCATTGCAGGCTCTCTGGATGATATCCATGCAAAGCTGGAAGAACTGAAAATGGAAGAAAGCACGGCATGGCTTGAGATTGAATACACCGGTAGCGAGATCATCGGCAACCTGCGCGAGATGCTCGATGAAGCAATGGCTGGCTCTGCCATGGAAATCCGTCGGATAAAAAACCGGCGTATCATGGACCGGGTAATCAGTACGGTTGCGGAAGATGAAACCCTCGATGATCTGGATGCCGGAGATGTTTTTACCCGCTGTCTGGATGCCTTTGAGGTACCGGATGAAGACCGGGAGGAACTGACAGTCTCCTATAACGAAATAATCAAGTCTCTTGATGAAGACGACATAAACGCCGAATAG